A portion of the Candidatus Poribacteria bacterium genome contains these proteins:
- a CDS encoding peptidyl-alpha-hydroxyglycine alpha-amidating lyase family protein, producing the protein MAFGQGTHQYTVEENWWTLPEGWEFGWVPAVAVDSQDRVYVYSRSEHPMVVFDRNGNFIDSWGDDILKDAHGIFIDADDNIYCTERDTHVVRKFTPEGELLMTLGTPDEPGADGEPFNKPTDLALGPDGEMFITDGYGNARVHKYSPDGELIKSWGQPGTGPGEFDLPHCVRVDPRNRLMVADRENNRIQFFTLDGEYIEEWGDLLHPDTIYIDEEDFVYIAELDQRITIMTLDGEVVSQWGSERGSAVPGEFMACPHGIWLDSHGDIYVGEVQEDARLQKFIRQR; encoded by the coding sequence ATGGCTTTTGGACAAGGAACACATCAATATACTGTGGAAGAAAATTGGTGGACGCTCCCAGAAGGTTGGGAATTCGGTTGGGTTCCCGCCGTCGCTGTTGATTCACAGGACCGCGTTTATGTTTACAGTCGAAGTGAGCACCCGATGGTCGTCTTCGATCGGAACGGGAACTTTATTGATTCTTGGGGCGATGATATTCTCAAGGACGCACACGGAATTTTTATTGATGCCGACGATAATATCTATTGTACGGAACGTGACACACACGTCGTGCGGAAGTTTACACCTGAAGGCGAACTGCTGATGACACTCGGCACACCCGATGAACCCGGCGCAGACGGAGAACCCTTCAATAAACCGACGGATTTGGCACTCGGACCCGATGGCGAAATGTTTATCACCGACGGGTACGGCAATGCCCGTGTCCATAAATATTCACCTGATGGTGAACTGATTAAATCGTGGGGACAGCCCGGCACCGGTCCTGGCGAATTCGATCTCCCGCATTGCGTCAGAGTCGATCCCCGCAATAGACTCATGGTCGCCGACCGAGAGAACAATCGGATCCAGTTCTTCACCCTTGATGGAGAATACATTGAAGAGTGGGGAGATCTGTTGCATCCAGACACCATCTATATCGACGAAGAGGATTTTGTCTATATCGCTGAACTGGATCAGCGTATCACCATCATGACGTTAGATGGCGAGGTCGTTTCGCAGTGGGGCAGTGAGCGCGGCAGTGCCGTCCCCGGTGAATTTATGGCATGTCCACACGGCATCTGGCTGGATTCACACGGCGATATATATGTT